A window of the Arachis duranensis cultivar V14167 chromosome 5, aradu.V14167.gnm2.J7QH, whole genome shotgun sequence genome harbors these coding sequences:
- the LOC107488674 gene encoding pathogenesis-related homeodomain protein, translating to MSEQMHKFDPGSQQFEFSENTNQIGSSCLESEQKVLITMKNRTVFDEKLHQGSDNMRGNSLIQLSAPPQYVLVKSSQIGEGSCDKKVTVGPELAFRDLSDYNLQRKSQPASQNVQNGSVESTNSISSLFVQDQMQPSPSQENMSSVIEHLDLPTGDVAGNDGPNCLQRKSKRLTQMRLKSEDSRTPKLLKGKYTLRSSRSSDRALQSQTREKCKVPELSSDLIDVKNVGEKKRRGRKRKQWGGEGIIDEFSRIRSHLRYLLNRVSYEQSLIDAYSGEGWKGYSIEKLKPEKELQRAKSEILRRKLKIRDLFWNLGLLCAEGKLPESLFDSEGAIRSDDIFCAKCGSKELTTDNDIILCDGACDRGFHQCCLNPPLLTKDIPPGHDIWLCPGCNCKLECIKLLNDVLGTSLSIRDTWERVFPEATEAAGTNAGHSLGLPSVDSDDNDYKPKAPEDEEVEGGESSSDGSDYASDSEKLKDLHSEDDDYDPNAPDTDRGASEENSSSGFISDDTVDEAQMLAPQDDIMKCKSSRSKKFKVG from the exons ATGTCAGAACAGATGCACAAATTTGATCCAGGAAGTCAGCAGTTTGAATTCTCAGAAAATACAAATCAGATTGGTTCTTCATGTTTAGAAAGTGAACAAAAGGTGCTAATCACTATGAAGAATAGGACTGTCTTTGATGAAAAGTTACATCAAGGTTCTGATAATATGAGAGGGAATTCTCTTATTCAACTATCTGCTCCTCCTCAATATGTTTTGGTAAAGAGTTCTCAGATTGGAGAAGGTTCTTGCGATAAAAAAGTTACCGTCGGGCCAGAACTGGCCTTTCGAGATTTATCCGATTATAACTTACAAAGGAAATCTCAACCAGCCTCCCAAAATGTTCAAAATGGATCCGTAGAATCAACTAACTCAATAAGTAGCCTTTTTGTTCAGGATCAAATGCAGCCGAGTCCTTCACAAGAGAACATGAGCTCAGTGATTGAACACTTGGACCTGCCTACTGGGGATGTTGCAGGAAATGATGGTCCTAACTGTTTACAAAGAAAGTCTAAAAGGCTGACTCAAATGAGGTTAAAGTCGGAGGACAGCAGAACTCCAAAATTACTGAAGGGAAAATATACACTCAGGTCTTCGAGAAGCAGTGACAGAGCTTTGCAGTCGCAGACTCGAGAAAAATGTAAAGTACCTGAACTAAGTAGCGACTTGATTGATGTTAAAAATGttggagagaagaagagaagagggaggaAGAGAAAACAATGGGGAGGAGAGGGAATTATTGATGAATTTTCAAGAATAAGGAGTCACTTACGATATTTATTGAACCGAGTAAGCTATGAGCAAAGCTTGATTGATGCTTATTCTGGCGAGGGCTGGAAAGGATACAG cattgaAAAATTAAAGCCTGAGAAGGAGCTTCAACGAGCTAAGTCTGAAATTCTTAGGAGAAAATTGAAAATCAGGGATCTATTTTGGAATTTGGGTTTATTGTGTGCTGAAGGAAAGCTTCCAGAGTCTTTGTTTGATTCGGAAGGAGCAATACGCAGTGACGAT ATTTTCTGTGCAAAATGCGGGTCCAAAGAGCTGACCACTGATAATGATATAATTCTCTGTGATGGTGCTTGTGACCGTGGATTTCACCAATGCTGTTtaaatcctccattgttaactAAAGACA TTCCGCCGGGCCATGATATTTGGCTATGCCCAGGATGTAACTGCAAACTTGAATGCATTAAACTTCTTAATGACGTCTTAGGAACAAGTCTTTCTATTAGGGACACCTGGGAG CGGGTTTTTCCTGAAGCAACAGAGGCTGCTGGAACCAATGCGGGCCATAGCCTGGGACTTCCTTCAGTTGATTCTGATGACAAcgattacaagcctaaagctcCGGAAGATGAAGAGGTTGAAGGTGGAGAATCAAGCTCTGATGGATCTGATTATGCTTCTGATTCTGAGAAATTGAAAGATTTGCATTCAGAGGATGATGATTATGATCCAAATGCTCCAGATACTGATAGGGGAGCCTCTGAAGAAAATTCAAGCTCTGGTTTCATATCTGATGACACTGTGGACGAAGCTCAAATGCTTGCACCACAGGATGATATTATGAAGTGTAAAAGCTCTCGCAGTAAAAAGTTCAAAGTTGGTTAG
- the LOC107488675 gene encoding uncharacterized protein LOC107488675, whose protein sequence is MARYHNKQVLCLLLTLAASVYGTKAVDYAVSNNAESSVGSRRFEKDVGSDYAKQTLSDAADFIHKLFHPQNTDYDVKNVQKVTMVVENIDGVAYADNNAIHVSAGYIERFQGDIKKDLTGVLYHEMTHLLQWNANGQAPSGLIEGIADFVRLKAGYAAPGWAPPGRGDNWFQGYDVTARFLDYCNTIKNGFVADLNDRMKTSYSDDYFTQILGKPVTQLWIDYKAKFTTNN, encoded by the coding sequence ATGGCTAGATACCATAATAAGCAGGTTCTATGCTTGTTGCTGACCCTGGCAGCTAGCGTGTATGGCACTAAGGCAGTGGATTATGCAGTGTCCAACAATGCTGAATCCAGCGTTGGCAGCCGCCGCTTCGAAAAAGACGTAGGCTCGGATTACGCCAAGCAAACTCTGAGCGATGCTGCTGACTTCATACACAAGCTCTTCCATCCGCAAAACACTGATTATGATGTGAAGAATGTCCAGAAAGTGACCATGGTAGTCGAAAACATCGATGGCGTGGCATATGCCGACAACAACGCGATCCATGTGAGTGCAGGCTACATAGAGAGGTTCCAGGGAGACATAAAGAAGGATCTGACAGGAGTGCTATATCACGAGATGACTCATCTCTTGCAGTGGAATGCTAACGGCCAGGCTCCCTCCGGTCTCATTGAAGGCATTGCGGATTTCGTGAGGCTCAAGGCTGGCTATGCTGCACCGGGCTGGGCTCCCCCGGGCCGTGGAGATAACTGGTTCCAAGGCTACGACGTCACTGCTCGCTTCTTAGACTACTGCAATACCATAAAGAATGGTTTTGTTGCCGACTTAAACGACAGGATGAAGACCAGCTATAGCGATGATTATTTCACTCAGATTCTTGGCAAGCCCGTTACGCAGCTCTGGATTGACTACAAGGCCAAGTTTACTACCAACAACTAG